TTCAGCAGTTTGTTTTTCTACGACAACCGTGATTCCTTCTTTTTCTTTAAAAAGGAATAGAATTTTTGAGAAGGGAATGTCTTCTACAGAATCAATTTTTAAATAAACATATTTTCCTTCGTTAAGAACCGGATTAAGGTTTTTTAAGATTGCATTTAAATTTATTTCGCCTTCCATAAGTCGCTGCTTTATTATGTTTTATTTTAAAAATAATAAAAAACCCTTAAACATTTCTGTTTAAGGGTTTTGCCTTTTTCGTAGCGAGGACGGGAGTTGAACCCGTGACCTCAGGGTTATGAATCCTGCGCTCTAACCAACTGAGCTACCTCGCCTGGACTGCTATCATGAATTCCTGATTGCGGGTGCAAAGATAGAAATAATATTAAAGCGCACAAGCATAAAATGAAGAAAAAAAAATATTTTTAAAAATGTGTTGTTTTTGGACATATATTCTTATATTTCCAAAAAAATTAAAAGTAGCACATGGATTCAAAAATACGTTACGAAATAGAGTTTCCGATAAATTCTTCTCCGCAATTGTTGTATCAATATATATCAACTCCGTCAGGTTTACAAGAATGGTTTGCTGACAATGTTAACTCAAGAGGTGAATTTTTCACTTTTATCTGGAATGATTCACAGGAAAAAGCACGTCTTGCTTCTAAAAAATCTGGAGAGAAAGTAAAATTTAAATGGGTAGACGAAAGCAGTAAGGATACTGAATACTTTTTTGAGCTTCATATTTTAGTTGATGAATTAACTAAAGATGTGTCA
This is a stretch of genomic DNA from Flavobacterium endoglycinae. It encodes these proteins:
- a CDS encoding START-like domain-containing protein, translating into MDSKIRYEIEFPINSSPQLLYQYISTPSGLQEWFADNVNSRGEFFTFIWNDSQEKARLASKKSGEKVKFKWVDESSKDTEYFFELHILVDELTKDVSLMVVDFATKDEIGEAKQLWENQISDLKHLIGSV